The following are encoded in a window of Armatimonadota bacterium genomic DNA:
- a CDS encoding BtpA/SgcQ family protein, which yields MERFADLFGTRKPVIAMVHFQALPGTPLHDDVGGMSALIGQARQDLVALQSAGVDAVMFGNENDRPYELRVDVASTAAMAYAIGRLRDEIRVPFGVDVLWDPLSTLALSAATGARFAREIFTGVYGSDMGLWEGRAAEALRYGRRLGRSDLFLLYNISAEFASPLDSRTVAERARSAVFSSVADAILVSGPITGEATPLEHLREVKRVLPATPVLANTGVRHDNVADVLAVADGCVVGTALKVNGDTWSPVDPERARQFMELARGVRALS from the coding sequence ATGGAGCGTTTCGCCGACCTGTTTGGGACGCGCAAACCCGTGATCGCGATGGTGCACTTTCAGGCGCTCCCCGGCACCCCGCTGCACGATGACGTGGGAGGGATGAGCGCGCTGATCGGCCAGGCCAGGCAGGATCTGGTTGCCCTGCAATCGGCCGGCGTGGATGCGGTGATGTTCGGGAACGAGAACGACCGGCCGTATGAGCTGCGCGTGGACGTCGCCTCGACCGCTGCGATGGCCTATGCAATCGGACGGCTCCGCGACGAGATAAGGGTGCCGTTCGGCGTGGACGTGCTTTGGGATCCGCTCAGCACCCTGGCACTATCCGCGGCCACCGGCGCGCGGTTCGCCAGGGAGATCTTCACCGGTGTGTACGGCTCGGACATGGGGCTCTGGGAAGGCCGTGCCGCCGAGGCCCTGCGCTACGGGCGCCGGCTTGGGCGCAGTGACCTGTTCCTGCTCTACAACATATCCGCGGAGTTTGCCTCGCCCCTGGACAGCCGGACGGTGGCCGAGCGTGCGCGCAGCGCGGTCTTCTCGAGCGTGGCGGACGCTATTCTGGTCTCCGGGCCGATCACAGGCGAGGCGACTCCCCTGGAACACCTGCGCGAGGTCAAGCGCGTGCTTCCGGCCACGCCGGTTCTGGCCAACACCGGCGTTCGCCACGATAACGTCGCCGATGTCCTGGCGGTGGCCGACGGCTGCGTGGTTGGGACTGCGCTCAAGGTGAACGGCGACACGTGGAGCCCGGTGGATCCCGAACGGGCCAGGCAGTTCATGGAACTGGCGCGCGGGGTGCGCGCCCTCTCCTGA
- a CDS encoding carbohydrate kinase codes for MMTLGVDVGTTACKAVLLDEHARIVAEAEHPHDLVNLHPGWAEEDPEDWWRGAVATTRQVLAGQDPSGVRAVGISGMVPALLLLDGDGNPIRRSIQQNDARAVDEIRFCKERLPEDDLFRRTGATWNQQVIPPKLWWIRRHEPEAWPKIRRICGSYEHLTQRLAGATYTEANWALESGMWDALEETWFAPVLDLVDLPPGVLAPVRRAHEIVGEVTGRAARETGVRAGTPVVAGSADHIAAALAAGLAAGGEAVLKFGGAGDFLYAVDGFRPLREMFIDYHDLPGLFVINGCMATSGSLVKWFRDRFHAGASYADLDLAASRIPPGSDGLVLLPYFLGEKTPLHDPEARGTVLGLTLSHTPAHIYRAILEGVAFAFRHHVEVLEAAGHPVARFYVMDGGARSALWRQITASVLGREVCHLEGGHAGSAYGVAFVAGVAAGLWPWERVRDQVRIAGITQPDAAAVPVYAEIYGTYRDTYRRLKDLYPKLRREHVVGA; via the coding sequence ATGATGACTCTGGGCGTGGACGTCGGCACGACCGCGTGCAAGGCGGTCCTGCTGGATGAGCACGCCCGGATCGTGGCGGAGGCCGAGCATCCCCACGATCTCGTCAACCTCCATCCCGGGTGGGCGGAGGAAGACCCCGAGGACTGGTGGCGGGGAGCGGTGGCCACGACACGGCAGGTCCTTGCCGGCCAGGACCCCTCCGGCGTGCGCGCCGTTGGGATCTCTGGTATGGTGCCTGCGCTGCTTCTGCTCGACGGGGATGGAAACCCAATCCGGCGCTCCATCCAGCAGAACGACGCGCGCGCGGTAGACGAGATCCGCTTCTGCAAAGAGCGTCTTCCCGAGGACGACTTGTTCCGGCGTACCGGCGCCACGTGGAACCAACAGGTGATTCCGCCCAAGCTGTGGTGGATCAGGCGGCACGAGCCCGAGGCCTGGCCGAAGATCCGCCGCATCTGCGGTTCCTACGAGCACCTGACGCAACGGCTGGCAGGGGCGACATACACGGAAGCCAACTGGGCGCTGGAATCGGGCATGTGGGATGCGCTGGAGGAGACCTGGTTCGCGCCGGTGCTCGACCTGGTTGACCTGCCGCCTGGGGTGCTCGCGCCCGTACGGCGCGCGCACGAGATCGTCGGCGAGGTGACCGGCCGCGCGGCGCGGGAGACCGGCGTGCGGGCAGGAACCCCGGTCGTGGCCGGCAGCGCAGACCACATCGCGGCGGCGCTGGCCGCAGGCCTGGCCGCCGGGGGCGAGGCGGTGTTGAAGTTCGGCGGCGCAGGGGATTTCCTCTACGCGGTGGACGGATTCCGGCCCCTGCGCGAGATGTTCATAGACTACCACGACCTGCCGGGCCTCTTCGTTATCAACGGCTGCATGGCAACCTCGGGGAGCCTGGTGAAGTGGTTCAGGGACCGGTTCCATGCCGGCGCCTCGTACGCAGACCTCGACCTGGCCGCGTCGAGGATCCCGCCGGGGAGCGACGGCCTCGTGCTGCTGCCCTATTTCCTCGGCGAGAAGACGCCCCTGCACGACCCCGAGGCGCGCGGCACCGTCCTGGGGCTGACACTGTCTCACACTCCTGCCCACATCTACCGCGCAATTCTAGAGGGCGTGGCCTTCGCGTTCCGTCACCACGTGGAGGTACTGGAGGCCGCGGGCCACCCGGTCGCGCGGTTCTACGTCATGGACGGCGGCGCGCGCAGCGCGCTTTGGCGCCAGATCACCGCATCGGTCCTGGGGAGGGAGGTGTGTCACCTGGAGGGCGGCCACGCGGGCAGCGCGTACGGCGTGGCCTTCGTGGCGGGTGTGGCCGCGGGTCTGTGGCCGTGGGAGCGGGTCAGGGATCAGGTCAGGATCGCCGGGATAACCCAGCCGGACGCCGCAGCCGTGCCCGTATACGCGGAGATCTACGGGACATACCGAGATACCTATCGCAGGCTGAAGGACCTCTACCCGAAGCTGAGGAGGGAGCACGTTGTTGGGGCTTGA
- a CDS encoding SDR family oxidoreductase: MLGLEALVTGAASGIGRAIALRLAREGARVWVTDVDAEAAARVGAEITASGGDATARILDVTSRSDLERVAEEVYAAAGRLDLLIVNAGVSTMNHFLDLTEEEWDLNFGVNVRGAFLTMQTFARRMVGQGPIPGRELRGKIVLTASMAARRAAPLLAHYSASKFAALGLMQAAARELAPHRITVNAVNPGYVRTAMQDREVAWEARLRGADPDEVVRDYLKDTPLGRLETPEDVAGVVAFLCGPDADFITGEAIEVNGGAWIA; the protein is encoded by the coding sequence TTGTTGGGGCTTGAGGCACTCGTGACAGGAGCCGCGTCGGGCATAGGCCGGGCGATTGCCCTCCGGCTCGCCCGCGAGGGGGCGCGCGTATGGGTGACGGACGTAGACGCGGAGGCCGCCGCGCGCGTAGGGGCGGAGATTACCGCGTCCGGCGGCGATGCGACCGCTCGTATCCTTGATGTTACGAGCCGCTCCGATCTGGAGCGCGTCGCGGAGGAAGTCTACGCCGCCGCCGGCCGGCTCGACCTGCTGATAGTCAACGCGGGAGTCTCGACCATGAACCACTTCCTGGATCTGACCGAAGAGGAGTGGGACCTCAACTTCGGCGTCAACGTCAGGGGCGCGTTCCTCACCATGCAGACCTTCGCAAGGCGGATGGTGGGACAGGGGCCGATTCCGGGCAGGGAACTGCGCGGCAAGATCGTGCTCACGGCATCCATGGCCGCGCGGCGCGCTGCGCCATTGTTGGCGCACTACTCGGCCTCCAAGTTCGCCGCCCTAGGTCTGATGCAGGCCGCGGCCCGGGAACTGGCGCCCCACCGTATCACCGTGAACGCGGTCAACCCCGGCTACGTCAGAACCGCGATGCAGGATCGCGAGGTGGCCTGGGAAGCGCGGCTGCGGGGCGCCGACCCCGACGAGGTGGTCCGCGACTACCTGAAGGACACGCCCCTGGGGCGGCTGGAGACCCCTGAGGACGTGGCTGGAGTCGTGGCGTTCCTGTGCGGGCCCGACGCCGATTTCATTACCGGAGAAGCCATCGAGGTGAACGGGGGCGCGTGGATCGCCTGA
- a CDS encoding sugar ABC transporter substrate-binding protein: MTVWRATWLILVVALVVALLPLSSSVAQPRPTLNLVSMSDRFSGALTRMAPEFERETGIKVNVTIQSYAELYSRAIADFVGRTGGADLYTVDIVWTGEWGENGYLLDLTPMIQRDRAAIAYDDVFPSVWKLGGWQGKQYAFPLAAYAGVLAYNKKVLTDAGIKPPRSVPEFAMAIQKLTGDGRYGIVMNGARGAPCAQDWMYHMLIHGGSILDKEGMPALNTPVNVRALTFFADMFKYAPPGATSYAWGDRELAFRSGVAMMQIAWSTGVRAHRDPSMSKVATISDITTLPQAAGAPTRYPLGGWSIGINRDSRNKEAAWQFIKWITSQRMRREFVRLGGEPIRRSETSDSTLLAEFPWFAMVGKSFENADGDFRPRIRQYPRIQDILGLEVNLVITGQKSPKAALDDAQAKAMPLFGR; this comes from the coding sequence ATGACGGTGTGGAGAGCAACATGGCTCATCCTGGTGGTTGCCCTCGTGGTTGCGCTGCTGCCGCTGTCAAGCAGCGTGGCACAGCCGAGGCCAACCCTGAACCTCGTCTCGATGTCGGACCGCTTCTCCGGCGCGCTCACCCGGATGGCGCCGGAGTTCGAACGGGAGACCGGCATCAAGGTCAACGTCACGATCCAGAGCTACGCCGAGCTGTACTCCCGGGCCATCGCGGACTTCGTGGGCCGCACTGGGGGAGCCGACCTCTATACGGTGGACATCGTCTGGACCGGGGAGTGGGGGGAGAACGGCTACCTGTTGGACCTGACCCCCATGATCCAGCGCGACCGCGCCGCGATCGCCTACGATGATGTCTTCCCGTCGGTGTGGAAGTTGGGCGGCTGGCAGGGCAAGCAGTACGCCTTTCCCCTCGCCGCCTACGCGGGCGTGCTCGCCTATAACAAGAAGGTCCTCACGGACGCGGGCATCAAGCCGCCGCGGAGCGTGCCCGAGTTCGCAATGGCCATCCAGAAGCTCACCGGCGACGGGCGCTATGGCATCGTCATGAACGGCGCCAGGGGGGCACCGTGTGCGCAGGACTGGATGTACCATATGTTGATACACGGCGGCAGTATCCTGGACAAGGAGGGGATGCCCGCCCTCAACACCCCGGTCAACGTGCGCGCCCTCACGTTCTTCGCGGACATGTTCAAGTACGCGCCGCCGGGCGCCACCAGCTACGCCTGGGGTGACCGCGAGCTGGCGTTCCGCAGCGGGGTGGCCATGATGCAGATCGCCTGGTCCACCGGCGTCCGGGCCCATCGCGATCCCTCGATGTCCAAGGTGGCCACGATCAGCGACATCACGACTCTGCCCCAGGCCGCGGGCGCTCCCACACGCTACCCGCTGGGCGGATGGAGCATTGGCATCAACCGCGACTCCCGCAACAAGGAGGCGGCCTGGCAGTTCATCAAGTGGATCACCTCGCAGCGCATGCGGCGGGAGTTCGTGCGCCTGGGCGGTGAACCCATCCGCCGCAGCGAGACGTCGGACTCCACGCTCCTGGCGGAGTTCCCGTGGTTTGCGATGGTGGGCAAGTCCTTTGAGAATGCCGACGGCGATTTCCGGCCACGCATCCGGCAGTACCCGCGGATCCAGGACATCCTGGGTCTTGAGGTCAACCTGGTCATAACCGGCCAGAAGTCCCCTAAGGCAGCTCTGGACGACGCTCAGGCCAAGGCGATGCCGCTGTTTGGGCGGTAG
- a CDS encoding sugar ABC transporter permease, with protein MGEYTGATADRSAVAAARPVEKWLKRLGLLPWAAPALLFMLCFAFYPLGYSLYISFFNYSLTDPTQAQKFTGLANYLKAFADPAFRIAALNSVLFVTLAVGIQTVLGLAIAVLLNRDRPGAPLVRTLLLAPLTLTPIVVALVWRALYNADYGVFSYYLKELGVHIGRGPIGEPSTALLALVIVDVWQWTPLVALMLLAGLRSQSADLFEAAQIDGASGWQQFWCVALPLLRPILIVALLIRTMDVFKLFDSVFVVTGGGPGYATEVMNHYIFKTGLTFFDMGYAAAMSNLLLVLIGLFTAAYFRAIGQLGVTQ; from the coding sequence GTGGGCGAGTACACCGGAGCGACCGCGGACCGCTCGGCAGTAGCGGCCGCGCGCCCGGTGGAGAAGTGGCTGAAGCGGCTGGGGTTGCTCCCCTGGGCAGCCCCAGCCCTTCTGTTCATGCTGTGCTTTGCTTTCTACCCTCTGGGCTACTCTTTGTATATCTCCTTCTTCAACTACAGCCTGACGGATCCGACCCAGGCTCAGAAGTTCACCGGGCTCGCCAATTACCTGAAGGCGTTCGCGGATCCGGCCTTCCGCATCGCCGCCTTGAACTCGGTGTTGTTCGTGACCCTGGCCGTGGGCATCCAGACGGTGCTCGGCCTGGCCATCGCCGTGCTGCTGAACCGCGACCGGCCAGGCGCCCCGCTGGTCCGCACGCTACTGCTGGCGCCGTTGACCCTCACGCCCATCGTCGTGGCGCTGGTCTGGAGAGCGTTGTACAACGCCGACTACGGGGTGTTCTCCTACTATCTGAAAGAGCTCGGTGTGCACATCGGGCGCGGTCCGATCGGCGAACCGTCCACGGCGCTCCTGGCCCTCGTCATAGTGGATGTCTGGCAGTGGACCCCGTTGGTGGCCTTGATGCTCCTCGCCGGTCTGCGCAGTCAGAGCGCCGATCTCTTTGAGGCGGCCCAGATTGACGGCGCCTCGGGGTGGCAGCAGTTCTGGTGCGTGGCCCTGCCCCTGCTGCGCCCGATTCTTATCGTCGCCCTGCTGATCCGGACCATGGACGTCTTCAAGCTTTTCGACTCGGTCTTCGTCGTCACGGGCGGAGGGCCCGGCTACGCCACCGAGGTGATGAACCACTACATCTTCAAGACCGGCCTGACCTTTTTCGACATGGGGTACGCGGCGGCGATGTCCAACCTGCTGCTGGTTCTCATCGGCCTGTTTACCGCCGCCTACTTCCGCGCCATCGGGCAGCTGGGGGTTACCCAATGA